ATGTCAGTAACCGAATCGGGCAGCGCGCTCGACCCGGAAGCCCTGGCCTGGCAGGAACAGGTGCCCGGTGGCGCCCACTGGTCCGGTGTGCTCAGGCGCGGCACCACGCTGCGCATCACCGACCAGCAGGGCGGCGCCAACGTCTCCACCCTGTTCTTCAACCAGGAAGAAAAGCTGGAGCGCTACAACATGGCGGATACCCTGAAGGCGCAGCACACCGCTTACCTCACCAAGGGGTACGTGTGCTATTCCGACATGGGCCGCGTGATGTGCTCCGTCACCGACGATAGCTGTGGTTGGCACGACACCATCTGCGGTGTCTCCAACGCCCGGATGGTGACGGAGAAGTACGGTGAAGCCCGCTATCAGGAACACCGCAACCAGTATCACCGCAACGGCTTCGACTCGCTGGTGAACGAGCTGGGCAAGTACGGTCTCGGCCGGCGCGACGTTATGCCGACCGCGAACTTCTTCAGCAAGGTGACGGTGGACGAGTCGGGCGCCATGGTGTTTCAGCCGGGCAATTCCGAGGCCGGCGACTACGTCGAGCTGCGTTTCGAGATGAATACTCTGGTGGTGCTCACCACCTGCCAGCACCCGCTGGATCCGGACCCGCAGTATCGCCCGCGCGACATCCTGCTGAGTGCCTGGCATTCGGGGCCGGCCGGGGCGGACGACCTGTGCCGCAACCGCTGTCCCGAGAACCAGCGCGGCTTTCACAACACCGAAGTGATGTTCCGCTGAGCCGCGGCATCACGAACCATGGAGGTAAACGACATGACTCAAACGCTCGTGACCAGTTCGCTCGATCCCGAAGCGGCTGCGTTCAGCGAGGTGGTCCCCGCCGGCGAACCCTGGATGAAGGTGGTCAAGCAGGGTCAGGTGTTCCGCATCCTGGACCTGGAAGGCAATCAGGCGGTGGATACGCTGTTCTACAACGCCAACGATTACGAGGAGCGTTACAGTGCCAACGACACCATCCGCGCGCAGGGCAACATCTACCTGACGGCCGGCACCCAGCTGCTGTCGAACGAAGGCAACGCGATGCTGACCATCGTGGCAGACACCTGCGGTCGCCATGACACCCTGGGCGGCGCCTGTTCGGCGGAAAGCAACACCGTGCGTTACGCGCTGGACAAGCGCCACATGCACAGCTGCCGCGACAGTTTCCTGCTGGCCCTGGCCGAGTGGGACAACGGCATGACCAAGCGCGACCTGTCCAGCAACATCAATTTCTTCATGAACGTGCCGGTCACGCCGCAAGGCGAGCTGACCTTCGCCGACGGTATCTCCGCGGCGGGCCGTTATGTGGAAATGCGCGCGGAAATGGACGTGCTCGTCTTGATCTCGAACTGTCCGCAGCTTAATAATCCCTGTAACGCCTACAACCCGACCCCGGTGCAGCTCCTTATCTGGGACGCGCAATAAGCACCGAACCGGGTGCACGACCTTCGACTGCGGGACGACCCGCAGCTCGCCAGACAACGCCGGGACGGCCCGGCAACACTTCCGAACCGATCATGCCATTCAAGCCGGCGACGCCTTGCATAGGGTTAGACTTATGTCCGGCGAACGGGTGGATTGAACGGGAGGGAGACTGGATATGTTCAGCAAGGTATTGATTGCGAATCGCGGCGCCATCGCCTGCCGCATCATTCGCAC
Above is a genomic segment from Gammaproteobacteria bacterium containing:
- a CDS encoding urea carboxylase-associated family protein, translating into MSVTESGSALDPEALAWQEQVPGGAHWSGVLRRGTTLRITDQQGGANVSTLFFNQEEKLERYNMADTLKAQHTAYLTKGYVCYSDMGRVMCSVTDDSCGWHDTICGVSNARMVTEKYGEARYQEHRNQYHRNGFDSLVNELGKYGLGRRDVMPTANFFSKVTVDESGAMVFQPGNSEAGDYVELRFEMNTLVVLTTCQHPLDPDPQYRPRDILLSAWHSGPAGADDLCRNRCPENQRGFHNTEVMFR
- a CDS encoding urea carboxylase-associated family protein — protein: MTQTLVTSSLDPEAAAFSEVVPAGEPWMKVVKQGQVFRILDLEGNQAVDTLFYNANDYEERYSANDTIRAQGNIYLTAGTQLLSNEGNAMLTIVADTCGRHDTLGGACSAESNTVRYALDKRHMHSCRDSFLLALAEWDNGMTKRDLSSNINFFMNVPVTPQGELTFADGISAAGRYVEMRAEMDVLVLISNCPQLNNPCNAYNPTPVQLLIWDAQ